In one Vampirovibrio chlorellavorus genomic region, the following are encoded:
- a CDS encoding glycoside hydrolase family 10 protein, translating to MSYRKILLVCTAGLMALGVLRGVPVQAEESPLARSEFPISVINPSSTNNSTGSGFPGYRASNQLILYSHAYGKPRTETNEFGFEVTVINGRVVEQEGSDSLIPNDRGYVLSGHGTARQWLIEHAPLGASIQVDTDRQVIISDVTLKTYAYQLAKKLDGFKDLVSLPLRDESQWLIRNIERMPQDVALTRIQETMKRLDGEAWRHYNVFPATAIRGAWHRPVEQSPSAVGATLDRLAKAGINTVFLETFFHGYTIFPSNTYKLYGLSDTQNPKFSGWDPLAVWVEECHRRGLKLHVWYQSYYVGTDSFHGPGPILKQYPQWANVQYASMAQPHLTPSTIEKGAYFADQANPEAEAFLLKLIDEIVTRYDIDGLQLDYMDYPLSLSPDRTSFLSSTWGYTPTARRLFQERTGVDPATLNPQNVVLWGQWSAFKEEQVNRFVKLTAQTVRQRKPGLPVSATAFAKLLESKVKKHEDWRLWAEQGWIDFLAPMLLTSSVKVVGQDTAFVKGYTSDKVPIVSGIFSPFNGSGPEILMEQIKQAHASGAQGFSIFDTAHLTDEHIAALRKAHEPASH from the coding sequence ATGTCGTACCGAAAAATTTTGCTTGTTTGTACTGCCGGGCTGATGGCTTTGGGTGTGTTGCGGGGCGTCCCGGTTCAGGCTGAGGAATCCCCGTTGGCGCGGTCGGAATTTCCGATTTCGGTAATCAACCCATCCTCCACAAACAACAGCACGGGTAGTGGATTTCCCGGGTATCGGGCCTCCAATCAACTGATTCTGTATAGCCATGCCTACGGCAAGCCCCGCACGGAGACTAATGAATTTGGTTTTGAGGTCACCGTGATTAATGGCCGGGTGGTGGAGCAGGAAGGCTCGGACTCGCTGATTCCAAACGATCGGGGCTACGTGTTGAGTGGTCATGGTACCGCCAGACAGTGGCTGATTGAGCATGCCCCGCTGGGCGCCAGCATTCAGGTGGATACCGACAGACAGGTGATTATCAGTGATGTGACCCTGAAAACCTACGCCTATCAACTGGCCAAAAAGCTGGATGGTTTCAAGGATCTGGTGAGTTTACCACTGCGGGACGAATCCCAGTGGTTGATTCGCAATATCGAGCGGATGCCGCAGGACGTGGCCCTGACCCGGATACAAGAGACCATGAAGCGACTGGATGGCGAAGCCTGGCGGCATTACAATGTGTTTCCCGCCACGGCCATTCGGGGCGCCTGGCATCGCCCCGTGGAGCAATCCCCCAGTGCGGTGGGGGCCACGCTGGATCGTCTGGCCAAAGCCGGGATTAATACGGTTTTTCTGGAAACTTTTTTCCACGGCTACACGATTTTTCCGTCCAATACGTACAAGCTGTATGGCTTGAGTGATACCCAGAACCCCAAATTTTCCGGTTGGGACCCCCTGGCCGTGTGGGTAGAGGAGTGCCATCGGCGGGGGCTGAAGCTGCATGTCTGGTATCAGTCCTATTACGTGGGAACGGATTCCTTCCATGGCCCCGGCCCTATTTTGAAGCAATACCCGCAGTGGGCCAATGTCCAATACGCCAGCATGGCTCAGCCTCACCTGACGCCTTCCACGATTGAGAAAGGCGCTTATTTTGCCGATCAGGCCAACCCCGAGGCTGAGGCCTTTTTGCTCAAACTGATCGATGAAATTGTGACCCGCTACGACATTGATGGCCTGCAACTGGATTATATGGACTATCCATTGAGTCTGTCCCCGGATCGTACGAGTTTTCTGAGCAGTACCTGGGGGTACACGCCCACTGCCCGCCGCCTGTTTCAGGAGCGCACTGGCGTGGACCCGGCTACCTTGAACCCGCAGAATGTCGTGCTTTGGGGGCAGTGGTCCGCTTTCAAGGAAGAACAGGTGAATCGCTTCGTCAAACTGACCGCCCAGACGGTCCGACAGCGCAAGCCCGGCCTGCCGGTGTCGGCCACGGCCTTTGCCAAATTGCTGGAATCCAAGGTGAAAAAGCACGAGGATTGGCGCTTGTGGGCCGAGCAGGGCTGGATCGATTTTCTCGCGCCCATGTTGCTGACCAGTTCCGTGAAGGTGGTGGGTCAGGACACCGCTTTTGTGAAGGGGTACACCAGTGATAAGGTGCCCATTGTGTCCGGTATTTTTAGTCCGTTTAATGGCAGCGGCCCTGAAATCCTGATGGAGCAGATCAAGCAGGCACACGCCTCGGGCGCGCAGGGGTTTTCCATATTCGATACGGCCCACCTGACGGATGAGCATATTGCGGCATTGCGCAAGGCCCATGAACCTGCCAGTCACTAG
- a CDS encoding efflux transporter outer membrane subunit — protein sequence MAEVKQAGVKVYQSWGELENPVLDHSGKHQSAHTFSNQFPDRLWWESFHDPQLTVYIQAAIQNSPSIQIALHQLESSRALVRQAVAKELPSVNLSPSVYRLGLPSNLTQQLPLSRNQFLYNLPLQLSYEVDWFGKNWDGVQSAKKRTEAVELQSKAAVTAVLGEVSGAYINLLRTDALLDHQQQQVTLLKQIATLETSRYEAGLTDQKTVLDAERDALAAENTVKRLQSQQALWSHQLAIFTGSPPAMARQLERRTLTQMELPSETPAGMPAVLLSRRPDILAQEALLESARIDVKVARKAFLPTLNIGSLVGTAGLQFSKLWDWSNVFNVQNLLLNQPVFRGGQLSAELNYKKAKQKEALENYRLAVLTGLKEVEDSLSALKSLQSQQDATQRQMTVTEQKWLLNQSLLRQGLIARLDVLRTQSELNRYQQALLAQKADAAIATISLYKALGGGF from the coding sequence ATGGCCGAGGTCAAGCAAGCGGGCGTCAAGGTCTATCAATCCTGGGGAGAGTTGGAAAATCCGGTTCTGGATCATTCGGGGAAGCATCAGTCCGCTCACACCTTCAGCAACCAGTTTCCGGATCGCTTGTGGTGGGAGAGCTTCCACGATCCGCAGCTGACGGTCTACATTCAGGCGGCCATTCAAAACAGTCCGTCCATTCAGATAGCCCTGCATCAACTGGAGTCTTCCCGGGCTTTGGTGCGCCAGGCAGTGGCCAAAGAACTGCCCAGCGTCAACCTGAGCCCCAGCGTCTACCGCTTGGGCCTGCCGAGCAATCTCACCCAGCAGTTGCCCTTGAGCCGCAACCAGTTTTTGTACAATTTACCACTGCAGCTTTCTTATGAAGTCGACTGGTTTGGTAAAAACTGGGATGGTGTGCAATCGGCAAAAAAAAGAACTGAAGCCGTTGAGCTACAGAGCAAGGCCGCTGTTACCGCCGTTCTGGGAGAGGTGAGCGGCGCCTATATCAACTTGCTGCGCACTGATGCACTGCTGGATCACCAGCAACAACAAGTGACCTTGCTAAAGCAAATCGCCACCCTGGAAACTTCTCGGTATGAAGCGGGACTGACCGATCAGAAAACTGTGCTGGATGCTGAGAGAGACGCGTTGGCGGCGGAAAATACGGTCAAGCGCCTGCAGTCTCAACAAGCGCTGTGGAGTCATCAACTGGCCATTTTCACGGGGTCACCCCCGGCGATGGCCCGGCAACTGGAGCGCCGAACCCTTACGCAAATGGAATTACCGTCGGAAACACCCGCTGGTATGCCCGCGGTACTGCTGAGCCGTCGACCCGATATTCTGGCGCAAGAGGCCTTGCTGGAAAGCGCCCGGATTGATGTCAAAGTGGCTCGCAAGGCCTTTTTGCCCACCCTGAATATAGGATCGCTGGTGGGCACGGCCGGTTTGCAATTCAGCAAGCTGTGGGACTGGTCCAATGTGTTTAATGTGCAGAATCTGTTGCTCAATCAACCGGTTTTTCGCGGCGGACAATTGAGCGCGGAGTTGAATTACAAAAAGGCCAAACAAAAAGAAGCGCTGGAAAATTATCGTCTGGCTGTATTGACGGGACTGAAGGAAGTAGAAGACAGTTTGAGCGCATTAAAAAGCCTGCAATCTCAACAGGATGCCACCCAGCGGCAAATGACAGTCACTGAGCAGAAATGGCTGCTGAATCAATCCCTGCTGCGACAGGGGCTGATTGCCAGGCTGGATGTTTTGAGAACCCAAAGTGAACTCAATCGGTATCAGCAAGCCTTATTGGCACAGAAAGCCGATGCCGCCATTGCCACCATCAGCCTATACAAGGCTTTGGGCGGTGGATTTTAA
- a CDS encoding TetR/AcrR family transcriptional regulator, whose product MTPRMSAQSSGMSTRDRLMQAALQVFSERGVKGATTREIAQVAGVNETTLFRIFQSKELLLKALVESAAQKIREALESSNMGHNDLRQDLTYYATVYQEVLYQHEPMVRMMVGEAHRQPEAAHQIACAAWTPVRHHLISYLDRAKELGQVRPELDSTQLVEMLVSMLMGFMLRRKVVPTHFTPDDYLHTALSVFIQGLSPSQAIGHEKEMR is encoded by the coding sequence ATGACGCCTCGAATGTCTGCCCAGTCCAGTGGTATGAGTACCCGAGATCGCCTCATGCAAGCGGCTTTGCAGGTGTTTTCCGAGCGAGGCGTTAAAGGGGCCACCACCCGGGAAATCGCCCAGGTGGCCGGTGTGAATGAAACCACTTTATTTCGTATTTTTCAGAGTAAAGAGTTGCTGCTGAAGGCGTTGGTGGAGTCAGCCGCGCAAAAGATTCGAGAGGCGCTGGAAAGCTCCAATATGGGCCATAACGATCTGCGTCAGGACCTGACTTACTACGCCACGGTTTATCAGGAGGTCCTGTATCAGCATGAACCCATGGTGCGCATGATGGTGGGGGAGGCCCATCGCCAGCCTGAAGCGGCCCACCAGATTGCCTGTGCCGCCTGGACGCCGGTGCGACATCATTTAATCAGCTATCTGGATCGTGCAAAAGAACTGGGGCAAGTACGCCCGGAGCTGGATTCCACGCAACTGGTAGAAATGCTGGTGAGTATGCTGATGGGGTTTATGCTGCGTCGTAAAGTGGTGCCCACCCACTTCACCCCGGATGATTACCTGCACACGGCGCTGTCAGTTTTTATTCAGGGGCTTTCTCCTTCCCAAGCCATTGGCCATGAAAAGGAGATGCGATGA
- a CDS encoding protein adenylyltransferase SelO produces the protein MSRPIDPETTGLRWNFDNSYCQLAPCFFTRQAPNPVRDPRLVIFNHSLSQELGLSGTTETEPSIARELAGNQIPVGAEPIAQAYAGHQFGHFAILGDGRAILLGEHLSPSGQRFDIQLKGAGQTPYSRRGDGRAALGPMLREYIISEAMHALGIPTTRSLAVVSTGQPVYRETPLPGAILTRIAASHIRVGTFEYAATQGDLTLLHSLADYTIQRHYPECAEAENPYLALLQAISEAQARLIARWQLVGFVHGVMNTDNMSIAGETIDYGPCAFMDAYHPQTVFSSIDQQGRYAYGNQPLMTQWNLARLTEALLLLLHPDREEALALGRTVVFEFPERFQHYWRIGMSDKLGLFTEESSDQALIETLLAWMQNTAQDFTHTFRSLGSESLADQPFFQDAAFTDWHDAWQARLSRQPQTPDQVRAHMNAHNPAIIARNHLVEEALQTASEKNDLSLLHQLLEALRQPYRDLPQFATYQTPPPPSVEPYRTFCGT, from the coding sequence ATGTCCCGCCCGATTGATCCTGAAACCACCGGCCTCCGCTGGAATTTTGACAACAGCTACTGCCAGCTGGCACCCTGCTTCTTTACCCGGCAAGCCCCTAACCCCGTCCGTGACCCACGACTGGTGATATTCAATCATTCCCTCAGTCAGGAGCTTGGGCTCTCAGGTACCACAGAAACCGAGCCCTCGATAGCGCGAGAATTGGCCGGAAATCAGATTCCAGTGGGTGCCGAGCCCATTGCTCAGGCCTATGCCGGTCATCAGTTTGGGCATTTCGCCATTTTAGGCGATGGGCGGGCGATTTTATTGGGAGAGCATCTCAGCCCCAGCGGACAGCGCTTTGATATTCAACTGAAGGGCGCTGGACAAACGCCTTACTCTCGGAGAGGCGATGGGCGGGCCGCCCTGGGCCCCATGCTGAGAGAGTACATTATCAGCGAAGCCATGCATGCCCTTGGAATCCCCACCACTCGCAGTCTGGCCGTGGTAAGCACCGGCCAGCCCGTCTACCGGGAAACCCCACTGCCGGGAGCCATCCTCACCCGCATCGCCGCCAGCCATATTCGGGTTGGCACGTTTGAATACGCCGCCACCCAAGGGGATCTCACCCTGCTTCACAGCCTGGCCGATTACACCATACAGCGCCATTACCCCGAATGCGCGGAAGCCGAAAATCCCTATCTGGCCCTGTTACAGGCAATTTCCGAGGCACAGGCCCGCCTGATTGCCCGCTGGCAGCTGGTGGGTTTTGTTCACGGCGTCATGAACACGGATAATATGAGCATCGCCGGAGAAACCATTGACTATGGCCCTTGCGCCTTTATGGATGCCTATCATCCCCAAACAGTGTTTAGTTCCATCGATCAACAGGGGCGCTACGCTTACGGCAATCAGCCGTTAATGACTCAGTGGAATCTGGCCCGACTGACCGAAGCTCTGCTGCTCCTCTTGCACCCCGATCGTGAAGAGGCCTTGGCGTTGGGACGCACAGTGGTTTTTGAGTTTCCAGAGCGCTTCCAGCATTACTGGCGAATCGGGATGAGCGACAAACTAGGCCTGTTTACAGAAGAATCTTCAGACCAGGCGCTGATCGAAACGCTACTGGCCTGGATGCAAAACACGGCGCAGGATTTCACCCACACTTTTCGCAGTTTGGGTTCGGAATCTCTGGCCGATCAGCCTTTTTTCCAGGATGCCGCTTTCACCGACTGGCACGATGCGTGGCAAGCACGATTGAGCCGACAGCCTCAAACACCCGATCAGGTTCGCGCACACATGAATGCCCACAACCCGGCCATTATTGCCCGCAACCACCTTGTGGAAGAGGCCTTGCAAACTGCCAGTGAAAAAAACGATTTGAGCCTGCTTCACCAATTGCTGGAAGCACTCAGGCAACCTTATCGGGATCTACCCCAGTTTGCCACCTATCAAACACCACCGCCCCCCAGCGTAGAACCTTACCGTACTTTTTGCGGCACCTAG
- a CDS encoding putative inorganic carbon transporter subunit DabA, with protein MSHSQASASLMALIQSYTAKYGKLWPLQTFNACNPLAASEHLPFPQALKEASLDGGFSVSQAQDVFRRLFQKQVFSVADIERVLDAAESEGGLDGRLCLGNQSIRHKQLLREELFTLLADREAIPLSGASRAEMMAALAETLPAEALEKPEPLPPVKSRWIHEQVTKWLAAYLDEGQAIWMMPNQKLPLRTSWARLTLHDNSMPGAVKKSLRARVKRLILDAEAPDSGIGCLEKLCQEVGLSVEEQERYIQFHLKQMPGWVGYMQYRQAQNPDYQDLLVDYLLICFLYHCACVEADWPRGASEEATVSASVQRYADRISVLSRTASVQAHLPAGGKQDWRALVPALLDYCETVDAFQVLTLMMRTLEFSQNRDLLASLTQQFKQPKQTGNAVRMHPDAQAVFCIDVRSEPYRKFLESAGNIQTYGFAGFFGLPIEKISYASSEAVPLCPILLEPQYTIPESPSPFLEKNPLGQWLRQGIPLRNQWIYALKKIKRDTFATFSYVESFGLIHAATLLKDTFWATPLGKVRQSVISTLSPLLGLMPKLEVQTCSHSPLTVGMAIPEQVEMARGILKLLGLRQPFAEFVIICGHNARSRNNPYASALDCGACGANGGGYNALVLCQILNHPDVREALILSGWAIPEHTRFIAAEHNTTTDEVAFLNEDVIPSQQQQHFLALKKVFEQATRLNSMNRQTRFSTPGFRPDSNKAQELSFDWSQTRPEWGLSRNQAFVICNRESIKSLDLEGRCFLHSYDWQSDADASILTTIMTAPMVVGAWINLQYNFSTLNQHRFGSGKKYLHNVVGLFGTYIGNGSDLQLGLPYESLFDNDGTPYHYPQRLMVFVEAPLARVQEIVAAHAAVRNLVENQWIHLTVFDPDSGKTFQWIENDWTALEPLQFQVA; from the coding sequence TCTTTTCCGTGGCCGACATCGAACGGGTTCTGGATGCGGCAGAGTCTGAAGGAGGGCTGGATGGCAGGCTCTGTTTGGGGAATCAGTCCATTCGTCATAAGCAGTTGCTGCGTGAGGAACTGTTTACCCTTCTCGCGGATCGGGAGGCCATCCCGTTAAGTGGGGCCAGTCGGGCGGAAATGATGGCGGCGCTGGCGGAAACTTTGCCAGCGGAGGCGCTGGAAAAGCCGGAGCCGCTTCCTCCCGTGAAGAGTCGCTGGATTCATGAGCAGGTCACCAAGTGGCTGGCCGCCTATCTGGATGAAGGTCAGGCCATTTGGATGATGCCCAATCAGAAGCTGCCCCTGCGAACCAGTTGGGCCAGACTGACCTTGCACGACAACAGCATGCCCGGCGCCGTGAAAAAATCACTGCGGGCCCGAGTCAAGCGGTTGATACTGGATGCCGAAGCGCCCGACTCAGGCATTGGCTGTCTGGAAAAACTATGCCAGGAGGTGGGTTTATCCGTTGAGGAACAAGAACGTTACATCCAGTTCCATTTAAAGCAGATGCCTGGCTGGGTGGGTTACATGCAGTACCGCCAGGCCCAGAATCCGGATTATCAGGACTTGCTGGTTGACTATTTGCTGATCTGTTTTCTCTATCATTGCGCTTGTGTCGAGGCTGACTGGCCCCGGGGCGCTTCGGAAGAGGCCACGGTTTCTGCGTCGGTTCAGCGTTATGCCGACCGCATCAGCGTTCTCAGTCGAACCGCGTCTGTTCAGGCGCACTTGCCCGCCGGGGGAAAGCAGGACTGGCGGGCGCTTGTCCCGGCGCTACTGGATTATTGTGAGACGGTAGATGCGTTTCAGGTCCTGACGCTGATGATGCGAACGCTGGAGTTCTCCCAGAACCGTGATTTACTGGCCAGCCTGACCCAGCAATTCAAACAGCCCAAGCAGACGGGTAATGCCGTGCGTATGCACCCGGATGCGCAAGCGGTCTTTTGTATTGATGTTCGTTCAGAGCCCTATCGAAAATTTCTGGAAAGTGCCGGAAACATTCAAACCTACGGCTTCGCCGGTTTTTTTGGCCTGCCCATTGAAAAAATCAGTTACGCCAGCAGCGAGGCTGTGCCCCTTTGCCCCATCCTGCTAGAGCCTCAGTACACGATTCCAGAATCCCCCTCGCCCTTTCTGGAGAAAAATCCCCTGGGCCAGTGGTTAAGACAGGGCATTCCCCTGCGGAACCAGTGGATTTACGCCCTGAAAAAAATCAAGCGGGACACCTTTGCCACTTTTTCCTACGTAGAAAGTTTTGGTTTGATTCATGCCGCCACATTGCTGAAGGATACCTTCTGGGCCACACCGCTGGGCAAGGTCCGGCAATCGGTCATTAGTACCTTGAGCCCCCTGCTGGGCCTGATGCCCAAGCTGGAGGTGCAAACCTGTTCGCATTCTCCGCTGACCGTGGGGATGGCCATTCCCGAGCAGGTGGAAATGGCCCGGGGAATCCTCAAACTGCTGGGACTGCGTCAACCGTTTGCGGAATTCGTCATTATTTGCGGACACAACGCCCGAAGCCGTAACAACCCCTATGCCTCCGCTCTGGACTGTGGTGCCTGCGGAGCCAACGGCGGCGGGTATAACGCGCTGGTCTTGTGCCAGATTCTCAATCATCCCGACGTGCGGGAGGCCCTGATTCTCTCGGGCTGGGCTATCCCGGAGCATACCCGCTTTATCGCCGCCGAGCATAACACCACCACGGACGAGGTTGCCTTCCTGAATGAGGACGTGATTCCAAGCCAGCAGCAGCAGCATTTTCTGGCGCTGAAAAAAGTGTTTGAACAGGCCACACGCCTGAACAGCATGAATCGGCAAACACGCTTCAGCACACCGGGTTTCCGACCGGATTCCAACAAGGCCCAGGAGTTGAGTTTTGACTGGTCACAAACACGGCCGGAGTGGGGCTTGTCCAGAAATCAGGCCTTTGTGATCTGCAATCGTGAATCCATTAAATCCCTGGATCTGGAGGGACGATGCTTCCTGCACTCCTACGACTGGCAAAGCGATGCTGACGCCAGTATCCTGACCACCATTATGACCGCCCCCATGGTGGTGGGCGCCTGGATTAACCTGCAATACAATTTTTCAACACTGAACCAGCATCGCTTTGGCAGTGGAAAAAAGTATCTGCACAACGTGGTGGGTCTGTTTGGGACCTACATTGGCAACGGCAGCGATTTGCAGTTGGGCTTGCCGTATGAATCCCTTTTTGACAATGACGGCACGCCCTATCATTATCCGCAGCGCCTGATGGTTTTCGTGGAGGCGCCTCTGGCCCGGGTTCAGGAGATTGTGGCCGCCCATGCGGCGGTTCGGAATCTGGTTGAGAATCAATGGATTCACCTGACGGTGTTTGACCCCGACAGCGGCAAGACCTTTCAGTGGATAGAAAATGACTGGACAGCCCTGGAGCCATTGCAATTTCAGGTTGCCTGA
- a CDS encoding HlyD family secretion protein: protein MLNTISPPAVKTPRAFSGKALASAQVIGLVVAGLLGVGLLGLVWYWHSSQYEQTDNASLQGHIHPVAARIPGTITTVLVDDDIPVQKGQLLAIIDDQDYQLALAQAEHEFLNAKVRAETAGNAVAFSKKQSSAQLTQALGGFSASRAGISQVEKQLEEAQAAVQQSYAQLQQQTVLLHKAQSDFQRYQGVNPDAVSAQQRDAIETQLKNAQAAEAAAASALKQSQARAQQMRSMLNGNYAKLTQSKGVVQGAQAQGMQVRVSQGEYEAALVAVKMAEDKVRQARLNLSYTRIVSPVTGRIGKKTVEVGQRIQAGEPLMAVVSPELWVVANYKETQLRSMRPGQPVEVEVDAFPQHHFKGVVASFSPAAGAEFALLPAENATGNFTKIVQRVPVKILLSADTLKGYEQLLVPGMSTLVTVNVGYKPDQSAAKGAGDKK, encoded by the coding sequence ATGTTGAATACGATTTCTCCTCCCGCCGTCAAAACCCCCAGAGCCTTTTCAGGCAAAGCGCTCGCCTCTGCTCAGGTCATTGGCCTTGTGGTGGCTGGTTTACTGGGGGTTGGCCTGCTGGGTTTGGTTTGGTACTGGCACAGCAGTCAGTACGAGCAAACCGATAACGCCAGCCTGCAAGGGCACATTCATCCGGTGGCGGCCCGGATTCCCGGCACCATCACGACGGTGCTGGTTGATGATGACATTCCCGTTCAAAAAGGACAGTTGTTGGCGATTATTGATGATCAGGATTATCAACTGGCCCTTGCTCAGGCTGAGCATGAATTCCTGAATGCCAAGGTCCGGGCTGAAACGGCTGGCAACGCTGTTGCGTTTTCCAAAAAGCAGAGTAGCGCTCAACTGACTCAGGCCTTGGGAGGGTTCAGCGCTTCACGGGCTGGTATTTCTCAGGTGGAAAAACAATTGGAAGAGGCTCAGGCTGCCGTGCAGCAATCCTACGCTCAACTACAGCAGCAAACCGTGTTACTCCATAAAGCCCAGAGTGATTTTCAGCGCTATCAGGGGGTCAACCCCGATGCGGTATCCGCTCAGCAACGCGACGCCATTGAAACGCAGCTGAAAAATGCGCAGGCCGCTGAGGCCGCCGCCGCATCGGCTTTGAAGCAATCCCAGGCCAGAGCGCAACAAATGCGCAGTATGCTCAATGGCAACTACGCCAAATTGACCCAGTCCAAAGGGGTGGTTCAGGGCGCCCAGGCCCAAGGCATGCAGGTGCGGGTATCGCAAGGGGAGTATGAAGCGGCGCTGGTGGCCGTGAAAATGGCAGAGGACAAAGTGCGTCAGGCCAGGTTGAATCTCTCCTACACCCGTATTGTGTCCCCTGTCACTGGACGCATTGGCAAGAAAACGGTGGAAGTGGGCCAGCGCATTCAGGCTGGAGAACCACTGATGGCTGTGGTTAGCCCTGAACTGTGGGTGGTGGCCAATTACAAGGAAACACAGCTTCGGAGCATGCGGCCCGGTCAGCCGGTGGAGGTCGAGGTGGACGCTTTTCCTCAACACCACTTTAAGGGGGTGGTCGCCAGTTTTTCTCCGGCCGCTGGCGCCGAATTCGCCTTGCTTCCGGCGGAGAATGCCACCGGAAATTTTACGAAAATCGTACAGCGGGTGCCGGTCAAAATTCTCTTGAGTGCCGATACCCTCAAGGGCTATGAGCAACTGTTGGTGCCAGGCATGTCAACGCTGGTCACCGTGAATGTAGGGTACAAGCCGGATCAGTCCGCCGCCAAAGGCGCAGGAGACAAAAAATGA
- a CDS encoding DHA2 family efflux MFS transporter permease subunit: MTADVMAMTQDQPSARPAWWKWAVAITASLGALLEVIDTSIVNVALSEMQGNLGATLSEIGWVVTGYAIANVVMIPLSAWLGDYFGKKNYFIFCLIGFTLASVACGLSTSLSMLVVARVIQGLTGGGLLAKGQSIIFETFSAHEQGLAQAVFGLGVMVGPALGPTLGGYLTDALGWRWIFFINIPFGIIAVVAAYIFFAPDRVNKEMNRRVDWWGIGLLTVGLACFQTLLEEGQQDDWFASPFIVTMAILSLVGMALFIWRELSIDYPAVNLRVLRHRSLMAGSLYSMVLGMSLYGALFALPIFAQSMLHYTAEQTGFLLLPGALASAVFMILGAKLTTWIDARVLVAIGSSILAVTMFVLSGINPDTNEQSLYWPLIWRGAGTVLMFMPLTLATLGPIPKADIAAASGFFNLTRQIGGSIGIALLTTLLAQRENFHRTILSEHISLYDAATRARFEGMVQYLHQQGSSMAQAQHQAYALLDGMLNQQAAILSFGDIFWFMGVVFLVSMWLIFFLGKPSASADSSLGAH; encoded by the coding sequence ATGACCGCCGATGTAATGGCCATGACTCAGGATCAGCCCTCGGCCAGACCGGCCTGGTGGAAATGGGCAGTGGCCATTACGGCCTCTCTGGGAGCGTTGCTGGAGGTCATTGATACCAGCATCGTCAACGTGGCTCTGAGCGAAATGCAGGGTAATCTGGGGGCCACGCTTTCGGAAATCGGCTGGGTGGTAACCGGCTATGCCATCGCCAACGTGGTGATGATTCCCCTGAGTGCCTGGCTGGGCGATTATTTTGGGAAGAAAAACTATTTTATTTTCTGCCTAATCGGGTTTACGCTGGCCTCGGTGGCTTGCGGACTTTCCACCAGTTTGTCCATGCTCGTTGTGGCGCGTGTGATTCAGGGGTTGACGGGCGGGGGCTTGCTGGCCAAGGGGCAGTCCATTATCTTTGAAACTTTTTCGGCGCACGAGCAGGGTTTGGCGCAAGCCGTTTTTGGGTTGGGGGTCATGGTGGGGCCGGCACTGGGCCCAACTTTGGGAGGCTATTTAACCGACGCCCTGGGCTGGCGGTGGATTTTCTTTATCAATATACCCTTTGGCATTATCGCTGTGGTGGCGGCCTACATCTTCTTCGCCCCGGATCGTGTCAATAAAGAGATGAACCGACGGGTGGACTGGTGGGGCATTGGCCTACTGACTGTGGGCCTCGCCTGTTTTCAAACCTTGCTGGAAGAGGGGCAGCAGGATGACTGGTTTGCCTCGCCTTTTATTGTAACCATGGCGATTCTGAGTTTGGTGGGCATGGCCCTGTTCATCTGGCGGGAGTTGAGTATTGATTATCCGGCGGTCAATTTACGGGTGTTGCGGCACCGTTCCCTGATGGCGGGGAGTTTGTACTCCATGGTATTGGGGATGAGCTTGTATGGGGCGCTTTTTGCCCTGCCCATTTTTGCCCAGTCCATGCTGCACTACACCGCGGAACAAACCGGATTTTTGTTGCTCCCGGGAGCCTTGGCCTCGGCGGTGTTTATGATTTTAGGGGCCAAATTAACCACGTGGATCGATGCTCGGGTTTTGGTGGCCATTGGGTCCAGTATTTTGGCCGTGACCATGTTTGTCTTGTCTGGCATCAACCCGGATACCAATGAGCAAAGCCTCTACTGGCCATTGATTTGGCGTGGGGCAGGTACTGTCTTGATGTTTATGCCTCTGACGCTGGCCACGCTGGGGCCCATCCCAAAAGCGGATATTGCCGCCGCTTCCGGTTTTTTCAACTTAACCCGACAAATTGGCGGTAGTATCGGCATCGCTTTGCTGACCACCTTGCTGGCCCAGCGGGAAAATTTTCATCGGACCATATTAAGTGAACACATTAGCCTGTATGACGCGGCCACCCGTGCCCGCTTTGAGGGCATGGTTCAGTATCTGCATCAGCAAGGTAGCTCGATGGCCCAGGCCCAGCATCAGGCTTATGCCTTGCTGGATGGCATGCTGAACCAGCAGGCGGCTATTCTGTCTTTCGGCGATATTTTCTGGTTTATGGGCGTGGTGTTTCTGGTTTCCATGTGGTTGATTTTCTTTTTGGGAAAACCAAGTGCCAGTGCAGATAGCAGCCTTGGCGCTCATTAG